From one Bradyrhizobium sp. Ash2021 genomic stretch:
- a CDS encoding alpha/beta fold hydrolase: protein MLARLTGGISPAALLLAYTDWLSHLAASPQRQIEISQDALVGAKRLFESAQHYFSPGQGPWSLIRPQPQDRRFERPEWESPPFNLFAQAFLLGEQWWHNATTGVRGVSRQNEAIVEFSIRQLLDVLAPSNFAATNPEVLQKAFQSGGQNFVFGWQNFCSDWMGLVSVGRRSADGDDFGVGETVATSPGKVVFRNELIELIEYYPTTSKVRPEPILIVPAWIMKYYILDLSPHNSLVKYLTGEGFTVFMISWRNPDAGDRNIAFDDYRKLGVEAALATIEDIVPDRQVHALGYCLGGTLLSIAAATMARDGDKRLKSITLLAAQTDFTEAGELTLFINESQVAFLEDIMWERGVLDTTQMAGAFQLLRSNDLIWSRITRDYLMGERAPPSDLMAWNADATRLPYRMHSEYLRRLFLNNDLAEGRYLVEGKPISLCDIHTPLFVVGTVRDHVAPWKSVYKLHYQVDADVTFLLTSGGHNAGIVAPPSEQAHSYQVKTKAADAPYTGPDEWLRTVPQVKGSWWPEWTRWLAARSGEPSEPPPMGVTPADGGRLPDAPGDYVRE from the coding sequence ATGCTGGCGCGCTTGACCGGGGGCATTTCACCGGCAGCCCTGTTGCTTGCCTATACGGACTGGCTCTCGCATCTGGCGGCGTCGCCGCAGCGGCAGATCGAGATATCGCAGGATGCATTGGTGGGCGCGAAGCGGTTGTTCGAGTCCGCGCAGCATTATTTCTCGCCCGGGCAGGGGCCCTGGTCCTTGATCAGGCCGCAGCCGCAGGACCGGCGGTTTGAGCGGCCAGAATGGGAGAGCCCACCGTTCAACCTGTTCGCACAGGCATTTTTGCTGGGAGAGCAATGGTGGCACAACGCAACCACCGGCGTGCGGGGCGTTTCCAGGCAGAACGAGGCGATCGTCGAGTTTTCGATCCGGCAGTTGCTGGATGTGCTGGCCCCGTCCAATTTCGCGGCTACTAATCCCGAAGTGTTGCAGAAGGCGTTCCAGAGTGGCGGCCAGAATTTCGTGTTCGGCTGGCAAAACTTTTGCAGCGACTGGATGGGCCTTGTGTCGGTGGGCAGGCGATCAGCTGACGGCGACGATTTCGGCGTCGGTGAGACCGTTGCGACGTCGCCAGGCAAAGTCGTGTTTCGCAACGAGCTGATCGAACTGATCGAGTATTATCCGACCACCAGCAAGGTGCGTCCGGAACCGATCCTGATCGTGCCGGCCTGGATCATGAAATACTATATTTTGGACTTGTCGCCGCACAATTCGCTGGTGAAGTATCTCACCGGTGAAGGGTTTACCGTGTTCATGATCTCGTGGCGTAACCCGGACGCTGGAGACCGCAATATCGCCTTCGACGACTACCGCAAGCTCGGCGTGGAAGCCGCGCTCGCCACGATAGAAGACATCGTGCCCGACCGCCAGGTTCATGCACTGGGCTATTGTCTGGGCGGAACATTGTTGTCGATCGCCGCCGCGACCATGGCGCGGGATGGCGACAAGAGATTGAAGTCGATCACCTTGCTTGCCGCGCAAACGGACTTCACCGAGGCCGGCGAATTGACCTTGTTCATCAACGAAAGCCAGGTCGCATTTCTCGAAGACATAATGTGGGAGCGCGGCGTACTCGACACCACGCAGATGGCCGGCGCGTTCCAGCTGCTGCGCTCCAATGATCTGATCTGGTCACGGATCACCCGCGACTATCTCATGGGAGAGCGGGCGCCGCCCAGCGACCTGATGGCCTGGAACGCCGACGCCACCCGCCTCCCATACCGGATGCATTCGGAATACCTGCGCAGGCTGTTTCTCAACAACGACCTGGCCGAAGGCCGCTACCTCGTTGAGGGGAAGCCGATCTCGCTGTGTGATATTCATACGCCACTATTCGTGGTCGGGACGGTTCGCGATCATGTCGCTCCCTGGAAATCTGTCTACAAGCTCCACTATCAGGTAGATGCGGACGTTACGTTCCTTCTGACCAGCGGGGGCCACAATGCAGGGATCGTGGCGCCGCCGAGCGAGCAGGCGCATAGCTATCAGGTCAAGACGAAGGCGGCAGATGCTCCATATACCGGGCCTGACGAATGGTTGAGGACGGTACCGCAGGTCAAAGGATCGTGGTGGCCGGAATGGACCAGGTGGTTGGCCGCACGATCCGGTGAGCCATCGGAGCCGCCACCCATGGGCGTTACGCCTGCTGACGGCGGCAGGTTGCCGGATGCTCCCGGCGACTATGTCCGTGAATGA
- the mgtA gene encoding magnesium-translocating P-type ATPase — translation MSSDHARAESVDRDGLLAAISRLQPDALFAELASNPVGLSEAEAEARLKKIGLNLIARERKATILEELWGRARNPLNALLLTLAGTSYVLGDVRAAIVIAVMVILAITTAFVQEHRSNEAAARLRAMVHTTASVRRTPGRAEEDPFHEIPLEQLVPGDVVRLSAGDMIPADLRLLEAKDLFINQSALTGESMPTERHGHACDGQSENVFGLPNLCFMGANVVSGYGTGVIVQTGSKTFFGQLAHEIAGRRVPTAFDKGINKFTWLMIRFILVMVPAVFFINGFTKHDWLEALLFAVAVAVGLTPEMLPMIVTVNLAKGAIAMSRQKVIVKRLNAIQNFGAMDVLCTDKTGTLTQDRIILKRHLDICGRDSERVLQYAFLNSHFQSGLKNLLDKAVLAHAELHEQLSIAGGYAKLDEIPFDFSRRRLSVVVSREDGKHILICKGAVEEIFAVCSKYCLQTESGPLDENHFTAAKQQTIALNSDGFRVVAVAYKEMDPEKTTYSVGDEADLTLLGYIAFLDPPKESVRAAIAALAAKGVQVKVLTGDNEIITRKICREVGLDPGEILLGYRIASMNDADLADIADSTTVFAKLTPEQKERVVRALHAKGHVVGFLGDGINDSPALKVADVGISVDTAVDIAKESADIILLDKSLMVLQEGVTEGRKVFANITKYIKMGASSNFGNMFSVLGASLFLPFLPMAPIQVLTNNLLYDFSQTTIPTDNVDEEYLASPRKWDIGNIFKFMVFIGPISSLFDYATYGMMLYVFDAWSNPSLFQTGWFVESLLTQTLIIHIIRTARIPFIESHASPALIATTVIICAVGMTLPFTWAGSALGFVPLPWLYWPLVAAMMVTYAALTHLVKVWFMRKWGL, via the coding sequence ATGAGCAGCGATCACGCAAGAGCGGAATCCGTGGATCGCGACGGTCTGCTCGCGGCCATCAGCCGACTTCAGCCTGATGCGCTCTTCGCTGAGCTCGCCTCAAATCCAGTTGGACTTTCTGAAGCCGAGGCTGAAGCACGGTTGAAGAAAATCGGGCTCAATCTCATCGCCCGGGAACGCAAAGCGACGATCCTTGAGGAACTCTGGGGCCGAGCACGCAACCCGTTGAACGCCTTGCTGCTGACCTTGGCGGGCACGTCGTATGTTTTGGGAGACGTCCGCGCTGCGATAGTGATCGCGGTCATGGTCATCCTAGCAATCACAACGGCCTTCGTCCAGGAGCACCGGTCAAACGAAGCAGCGGCGCGGCTGCGGGCCATGGTCCACACCACCGCAAGTGTCAGGCGTACCCCCGGCCGAGCGGAGGAGGATCCGTTTCATGAAATCCCCCTCGAGCAACTGGTTCCGGGCGATGTCGTGCGCCTTTCCGCGGGAGACATGATACCGGCCGACCTGCGCCTGCTCGAAGCCAAGGACCTGTTCATCAACCAATCCGCGCTTACGGGCGAGTCCATGCCCACGGAACGGCACGGTCACGCGTGCGACGGCCAATCCGAGAATGTCTTCGGCCTGCCAAATCTCTGCTTCATGGGCGCCAACGTGGTCTCGGGCTACGGCACCGGGGTGATCGTACAGACCGGGTCGAAGACATTCTTCGGCCAGCTTGCGCACGAGATTGCCGGGCGACGCGTGCCGACGGCCTTCGACAAGGGTATCAACAAGTTCACCTGGCTGATGATCCGCTTCATCCTGGTTATGGTGCCCGCGGTTTTTTTCATCAACGGTTTCACGAAACACGATTGGCTGGAAGCGCTGCTGTTCGCCGTGGCCGTGGCAGTTGGTCTCACGCCCGAGATGTTGCCGATGATCGTTACGGTGAACCTGGCCAAGGGTGCGATAGCCATGTCGCGCCAGAAGGTTATCGTAAAGCGCCTGAACGCCATTCAGAATTTCGGAGCGATGGACGTCTTGTGCACGGACAAGACCGGCACCCTCACACAGGATCGTATTATCCTGAAGCGGCATCTCGATATCTGTGGACGTGATTCCGAACGCGTCCTTCAGTACGCGTTCCTGAACAGCCATTTCCAGTCAGGGCTCAAGAACCTGCTGGACAAGGCAGTTCTGGCTCATGCCGAACTCCACGAACAACTGAGCATTGCCGGCGGGTACGCCAAACTCGATGAAATTCCCTTCGACTTTTCGCGGCGCCGTCTATCGGTCGTCGTTTCGCGCGAGGATGGCAAGCACATTCTGATTTGCAAAGGCGCCGTCGAAGAGATCTTTGCCGTCTGCTCCAAATACTGCCTGCAAACGGAATCGGGCCCGCTCGACGAAAATCATTTTACCGCCGCCAAGCAGCAAACGATTGCGCTCAACTCGGACGGCTTTCGGGTGGTTGCGGTTGCCTACAAGGAGATGGATCCGGAAAAGACGACCTATTCGGTTGGAGACGAGGCCGATCTGACGCTGCTCGGATACATCGCTTTCCTCGATCCACCGAAGGAAAGCGTGCGCGCGGCCATCGCGGCGCTGGCGGCCAAAGGCGTTCAAGTCAAGGTCCTTACCGGCGACAATGAGATCATAACGCGCAAGATTTGCCGCGAGGTAGGACTTGACCCTGGAGAAATCCTGCTCGGCTATAGGATAGCTTCGATGAACGACGCTGATCTTGCCGATATTGCCGATAGCACCACCGTCTTTGCAAAATTGACGCCGGAGCAGAAGGAGCGCGTTGTGCGCGCCCTTCACGCCAAGGGGCACGTCGTCGGGTTCCTTGGTGACGGCATCAACGACAGCCCAGCGCTGAAGGTAGCTGACGTGGGAATCTCGGTCGACACGGCGGTCGACATTGCCAAGGAATCGGCTGACATCATCCTGCTCGACAAGAGCCTGATGGTCCTCCAGGAGGGTGTCACGGAGGGCCGCAAGGTATTCGCTAATATCACCAAATACATCAAGATGGGGGCAAGCTCCAATTTCGGAAATATGTTCAGCGTGCTCGGAGCGAGCCTGTTTCTGCCGTTCCTGCCGATGGCGCCGATCCAGGTTCTGACCAACAATCTGCTCTACGATTTTTCCCAGACCACGATTCCGACCGACAACGTCGATGAAGAGTATCTGGCATCGCCGCGAAAATGGGATATCGGCAACATCTTCAAATTCATGGTCTTCATCGGACCGATCAGTTCGTTGTTCGACTACGCCACCTACGGCATGATGTTGTATGTGTTCGATGCTTGGAGCAATCCGTCGTTGTTCCAGACCGGATGGTTCGTCGAATCCCTTCTGACGCAAACTCTCATCATCCATATCATCAGAACGGCGAGAATTCCGTTCATCGAGAGCCATGCCAGCCCGGCCTTGATTGCGACGACTGTGATCATCTGCGCTGTGGGAATGACGTTGCCCTTCACATGGGCAGGTTCCGCGCTCGGTTTTGTGCCGCTTCCCTGGCTCTACTGGCCATTGGTCGCGGCCATGATGGTGACCTATGCCGCACTCACTCATCTGGTGAAAGTCTGGTTCATGCGGAAGTGGGGACTCTAG
- a CDS encoding cytochrome C: MTIGSTSPAQALPSFARQTGQPCGTCHTDFPALTPYGRRFKLLGYTPGGGEFRTTPFSSNAGRDARAELDKLRGYAKAIEPPASDGNKEYVPPLSMMAIVGFTHTQAPLPPPTDPYSPNDNTVLSPFSAFWGGAITNDIGAFAQVTYNAPPAGGFGDPFGHTWTWDNTDVRFARTASIGPLDLVYGITANNNPTVQDLWNTTPAWSFPYAVSTLAPTPSSKTMIEGAFAAHVGGVGAYTLINDLLYLEVTGYKTLGFSQQNALGTDPFGAPGLFGSVAPYWRVALEPHWGRHSLMVGTFGMYFDVHPWLDTSFASFSTGTFPLSDKFTDIGFDTQYQYQGDNYWLTLRGSYIREFQRLDSSFANFASSNPTNLLNSLKLQASFAYGGDNRIVFTGQYFNIWGTADATLFGTDPVTGLAMTPNSDGFQAEIAYIPFGLSKSFGWPWFNARIGLQYTYYNKFNGTTVGAHDNNTLFLHAWFAM; encoded by the coding sequence ATGACAATTGGCTCTACTTCGCCAGCACAAGCGCTGCCGAGCTTCGCACGTCAGACTGGACAGCCCTGCGGTACCTGCCACACCGATTTCCCCGCGCTTACCCCTTACGGAAGACGGTTCAAGCTGCTCGGATACACCCCTGGCGGCGGCGAGTTTCGCACGACGCCGTTCTCATCCAACGCCGGACGCGACGCACGCGCCGAACTCGACAAATTGCGCGGCTATGCCAAGGCGATTGAACCTCCGGCGAGTGATGGTAACAAGGAATACGTGCCGCCGCTCTCGATGATGGCGATTGTCGGCTTCACCCACACCCAAGCGCCACTGCCCCCGCCGACGGACCCCTACAGCCCAAACGACAACACCGTGCTCTCGCCATTCAGCGCGTTCTGGGGCGGAGCCATCACCAACGATATCGGCGCGTTCGCGCAGGTCACCTATAACGCGCCGCCTGCCGGCGGATTCGGGGATCCGTTCGGACACACCTGGACCTGGGACAATACCGATGTTCGTTTTGCCAGGACGGCGAGCATCGGCCCGCTCGACCTTGTCTACGGCATCACGGCCAACAACAATCCGACCGTCCAGGATTTGTGGAACACTACGCCGGCCTGGTCATTCCCCTATGCGGTATCGACGCTTGCACCGACCCCCTCAAGCAAGACGATGATCGAGGGCGCTTTCGCCGCGCATGTCGGTGGCGTCGGCGCCTACACCTTGATCAACGATCTGCTCTATCTCGAAGTCACGGGTTACAAGACGCTCGGGTTCAGCCAGCAGAACGCGCTGGGCACTGACCCGTTCGGCGCGCCCGGTCTGTTTGGCAGCGTGGCGCCGTATTGGCGCGTCGCCCTCGAGCCGCATTGGGGCAGGCACTCGCTGATGGTCGGCACCTTCGGAATGTACTTCGATGTGCATCCTTGGCTCGATACAAGCTTCGCGAGTTTTTCGACCGGAACGTTTCCGCTATCGGATAAGTTCACGGACATCGGCTTTGATACGCAATACCAGTATCAAGGCGACAATTACTGGCTGACGTTGCGCGGCAGTTATATTCGCGAGTTTCAGCGGCTCGATTCGAGCTTCGCCAACTTTGCTTCGTCCAATCCGACCAACCTCCTGAACAGCCTGAAGCTGCAAGCCTCGTTCGCTTATGGCGGCGACAACCGGATCGTTTTCACCGGACAATATTTCAATATCTGGGGCACCGCCGATGCGACCCTGTTCGGGACCGATCCCGTCACCGGGTTGGCCATGACCCCGAACAGCGACGGCTTCCAGGCTGAAATCGCCTACATCCCGTTCGGGCTCAGCAAGTCGTTCGGCTGGCCATGGTTCAATGCCCGCATTGGCCTGCAATACACCTATTACAACAAGTTCAACGGCACCACGGTCGGGGCCCACGACAACAACACGCTCTTCCTCCACGCCTGGTTTGCCATGTAG
- a CDS encoding heavy metal translocating P-type ATPase encodes MSFERVLRWTLVSIAVVGLAAGGVGYAKHRSDIADLSFTLATVPVIAGLAISMIRDLLAGRLGVDAIALISMSAALALGQPLAGAVVALMYSGGNVLEDIAVARAEHDLRSLVDRAPREAHRRDGDRIDEVPIAEIAVGNQLLVRAGEIVPVDGVLASGAATIDESALTGEPIPVAKTLGTAILSGSLNAGEAFELTTTAPAGESTYAGIVRLVTAAQTAKAPFVRLADRYALVFLPVTLAIAVLAWLISGDLIRSLAVLVAATPCPLILAAPVAFIAGVAQAARRGILVKGGGPLEALARAHTVLFDKTGTLTVGGARLLSVEAAPGEDAEKVLMLGASLEQASHHVLAKAVVAASVERGLKLSIPAQVKESVGAGLHGVIDGRHVSAGSRDLVLVGGELTPWELRAIRRASWRSALVVFVAVEGRPVGALLLADELRSDTPRAIRLLRDAGVARMVMVTGDRAAAAQAIGAALDLDAVLSDRVPSDKVDAVRSEQRLHPTIMVGDGINDAPALAAADVGIALGARGASASSEAADVVILTDRLDRVGEAIAIAQRARRIAVESIVAGMGLSLLAMLAATVGWLQPVPAAIVQEVIDVAVILNALRALTPAHRNGGRRITAERGRELHRDHLALLKNLDRLRTIVDTLDDAAPEAAGALIMEANALVQERVVTHERDDEGSVYPRLANVLRERHSLSAMSRAHREILHLARLLGRVAADLASEKIDRYLIRDAQRVIEAIETLVRMHTAQEEDIYEAVEGHGPA; translated from the coding sequence ATGTCGTTTGAACGCGTCCTGCGATGGACACTCGTCTCGATCGCGGTTGTGGGGCTGGCCGCGGGCGGCGTCGGCTATGCCAAGCACCGAAGCGACATCGCCGATCTCAGCTTTACGCTGGCGACGGTCCCTGTCATCGCGGGTTTGGCAATTTCGATGATACGGGACTTGCTGGCCGGCCGCTTGGGCGTCGATGCGATCGCGCTGATATCGATGAGCGCCGCTCTGGCGCTTGGACAGCCGCTTGCCGGCGCCGTGGTCGCGCTGATGTATTCCGGCGGAAACGTGCTCGAGGACATTGCGGTCGCACGGGCCGAACATGATCTGCGCTCGCTCGTCGACCGTGCCCCGCGCGAGGCCCATCGGCGGGATGGCGATCGGATCGACGAGGTACCGATCGCAGAGATCGCTGTGGGTAACCAGCTTCTGGTCAGGGCGGGCGAAATCGTTCCGGTTGACGGCGTCCTTGCTTCGGGTGCTGCAACGATCGACGAGTCAGCGCTGACCGGCGAACCGATTCCGGTCGCGAAAACACTTGGCACCGCCATCCTCTCCGGTTCCCTCAATGCCGGCGAAGCCTTTGAGCTGACCACGACCGCTCCCGCCGGCGAAAGCACCTATGCTGGCATCGTGCGGCTGGTGACGGCGGCGCAGACCGCAAAAGCGCCCTTCGTGCGGCTGGCCGACCGCTATGCGCTTGTTTTCCTGCCCGTCACGCTCGCCATCGCCGTACTGGCTTGGCTGATCTCCGGTGACCTCATCCGCAGTCTCGCCGTGCTGGTCGCGGCGACGCCGTGCCCGCTGATACTGGCGGCGCCGGTCGCTTTCATCGCCGGTGTTGCGCAAGCGGCCCGGCGCGGCATCCTGGTGAAGGGCGGGGGACCTTTGGAAGCGCTGGCGCGCGCGCATACCGTGCTGTTCGACAAGACCGGGACGCTGACGGTCGGCGGCGCGCGGCTGCTGTCGGTCGAGGCCGCGCCGGGCGAGGATGCTGAGAAGGTGCTGATGCTGGGCGCTTCGCTCGAGCAGGCCTCGCATCATGTGCTGGCCAAGGCCGTGGTTGCGGCGAGCGTCGAGCGCGGCCTCAAGCTCAGCATCCCCGCGCAGGTCAAGGAATCCGTGGGTGCCGGGCTGCATGGCGTGATCGACGGTCGCCATGTGAGCGCAGGTTCGCGCGACCTGGTGCTCGTCGGCGGCGAACTCACGCCTTGGGAGTTGCGGGCGATCCGGCGCGCCTCGTGGCGGTCGGCGCTGGTTGTCTTCGTCGCGGTTGAGGGGCGGCCGGTCGGTGCCTTGCTGCTTGCCGACGAACTTCGATCCGATACGCCGCGGGCGATCCGTCTTTTGCGCGACGCCGGTGTTGCGCGCATGGTCATGGTCACCGGCGACCGCGCCGCGGCGGCGCAGGCCATCGGCGCGGCGCTCGATCTCGATGCGGTGCTGTCCGATCGCGTTCCCTCCGACAAGGTCGACGCGGTGCGCTCGGAGCAGCGGCTTCATCCGACCATCATGGTCGGTGACGGCATCAACGACGCTCCAGCGCTTGCCGCGGCGGATGTCGGGATCGCGCTTGGCGCCCGCGGCGCCAGCGCTTCATCGGAGGCGGCCGACGTAGTGATCCTCACCGACCGGCTCGATCGCGTTGGCGAGGCGATCGCGATCGCGCAGCGGGCGCGACGCATCGCGGTCGAAAGCATCGTCGCGGGCATGGGCCTGTCGCTGCTGGCGATGCTGGCCGCAACCGTCGGCTGGCTGCAGCCCGTGCCGGCGGCGATCGTCCAGGAGGTGATCGACGTTGCCGTGATCCTGAATGCGCTGCGCGCGCTGACCCCGGCCCATCGCAATGGCGGCCGGCGCATCACGGCGGAACGCGGACGCGAGTTGCATCGCGACCATCTGGCGCTCCTCAAGAATCTCGACCGCCTGCGCACGATCGTCGATACGCTCGACGATGCTGCCCCCGAAGCCGCTGGCGCGCTGATCATGGAAGCCAACGCACTGGTGCAGGAACGCGTGGTGACGCATGAGCGTGACGACGAGGGCAGCGTCTATCCGCGGCTCGCCAATGTGCTCCGGGAACGCCACAGTCTCTCCGCCATGAGCCGTGCGCACCGCGAAATATTGCATCTCGCCCGGCTGCTGGGCCGCGTGGCGGCAGATCTCGCTTCGGAAAAGATCGACCGCTATCTGATCCGCGACGCCCAGCGGGTGATTGAGGCGATTGAAACCCTGGTGCGCATGCACACGGCCCAGGAGGAGGATATCTACGAGGCGGTGGAGGGGCACGGGCCGGCCTGA
- a CDS encoding outer membrane beta-barrel protein, translating to MRKLLLANAAALAMAVAGPVLAADMPLKAETPFAARFSWTGCYVGGHVGGGFGRKDITDPVQLVQDSFLGAGSTVDVTTVSPSPTGVVIGGQIGCDYQFAPSWVVGIEGAASGSTMRNTRTVGLPLSPPDTALVKANTDFLPSLTVRLGYAIDNVLLYAKGGVALAGDKYDVTGSFGGTPFAFEGLDNRVGWTVGGGVDWAFTHHWSAFVEYDYYQFGHGNVLMSDPVNVFSGLVDVKQNIQVVKVGLNFHVWAAGW from the coding sequence ATGAGAAAACTGCTTTTGGCAAATGCCGCAGCGCTTGCAATGGCCGTCGCGGGACCCGTGCTCGCCGCCGACATGCCGCTCAAGGCGGAGACGCCGTTCGCAGCGCGCTTCAGCTGGACGGGTTGCTACGTTGGCGGCCACGTCGGCGGCGGTTTTGGACGCAAGGACATTACCGATCCGGTGCAGCTGGTGCAGGATTCGTTTCTGGGCGCTGGCTCTACTGTGGACGTCACAACGGTCAGTCCATCGCCGACCGGTGTGGTGATTGGCGGGCAGATCGGCTGCGACTACCAGTTCGCTCCCTCCTGGGTCGTCGGCATCGAGGGTGCCGCGTCCGGTTCGACCATGAGGAACACGAGAACCGTCGGGCTGCCGCTCAGCCCCCCCGACACGGCCCTGGTGAAGGCCAATACCGACTTTCTGCCGAGCCTGACTGTTCGCCTGGGCTACGCCATCGACAATGTGTTGCTGTACGCCAAGGGGGGCGTCGCGCTCGCCGGAGATAAATACGATGTCACCGGTTCATTCGGCGGTACCCCGTTTGCCTTTGAGGGGTTGGACAATCGCGTGGGGTGGACCGTCGGTGGCGGCGTGGACTGGGCTTTCACGCATCATTGGTCCGCCTTCGTCGAATACGACTACTATCAATTCGGACATGGCAACGTCTTGATGTCCGATCCGGTCAACGTTTTCTCGGGCCTGGTCGACGTCAAGCAAAACATCCAGGTCGTGAAAGTCGGGCTCAACTTTCACGTCTGGGCAGCCGGCTGGTGA
- a CDS encoding c-type cytochrome — MRVRSVSPTAAFAVVLSIFAALAHAEDKAASAVSGQELKAKTDYCKTCHGLVAQGFRGSFPMPRLAGQQPEYLQNQLQAFIEGRRTNPVMFNVAHVLKPSMVAALTTYFKDLNPKPLGGATKELVPEGKKIYEEGVPSANVPPCASCHGPDAKGADAFPRLAGQLHDYIFRKLTNWEKERGQNKDQPDTSAIMQPIAHDLTEAQIKAVAAYVSQLE; from the coding sequence ATGAGGGTACGATCGGTATCGCCGACAGCAGCCTTTGCCGTCGTCCTCTCCATTTTCGCCGCGCTGGCGCATGCGGAGGACAAGGCGGCGTCCGCCGTCTCTGGGCAAGAACTCAAGGCCAAGACAGATTATTGCAAGACCTGCCATGGCTTGGTGGCGCAAGGTTTTCGCGGGTCTTTTCCGATGCCGCGGCTTGCGGGACAGCAGCCGGAGTATCTCCAGAATCAATTGCAGGCGTTTATCGAGGGCCGGCGCACGAACCCTGTCATGTTCAATGTCGCGCATGTTCTGAAGCCGTCGATGGTCGCGGCCTTGACCACATATTTCAAAGACCTCAATCCGAAGCCGTTGGGAGGTGCCACAAAGGAGCTCGTGCCTGAGGGCAAGAAGATTTACGAGGAAGGTGTTCCGAGCGCCAACGTTCCTCCCTGCGCCTCCTGTCACGGGCCGGATGCGAAGGGGGCCGATGCATTTCCGCGGCTGGCAGGTCAACTTCATGACTACATCTTCAGGAAGCTTACGAATTGGGAAAAGGAAAGAGGGCAGAACAAGGATCAGCCCGACACGTCGGCGATTATGCAGCCGATCGCCCACGATCTTACTGAAGCGCAGATCAAGGCCGTTGCGGCCTATGTCAGCCAATTAGAGTGA
- the phbB gene encoding acetoacetyl-CoA reductase, which translates to MMRVALVTGGTRGIGAAISRALKAADYKVAASYAGNDAAAEKFKAETGIPVYKWDVSSFDACAAGVKQVEADLGPVEILVNNAGITRDTAFHKMTLKQWNAVINTNLGSLFNMTRQVIEGMRARKFGRIISISSINGQKGQFGQVNYSAAKAGDIGFTKALALENARAGITVNAICPGYINTEMVQAVPKEVLDKSILPLIPVNRLGEPGEIARAVVFLAAAEAGFITGSTISINGGQFMV; encoded by the coding sequence ATGATGCGTGTTGCGTTGGTGACGGGAGGTACGAGAGGTATTGGCGCCGCGATCAGCAGGGCGTTGAAGGCCGCAGATTACAAGGTCGCGGCGAGCTATGCGGGCAATGACGCGGCGGCGGAAAAATTCAAGGCCGAAACCGGCATTCCCGTCTACAAGTGGGATGTCAGTTCGTTCGACGCCTGCGCCGCCGGTGTCAAGCAGGTCGAGGCTGACCTCGGTCCGGTCGAGATCCTCGTCAACAATGCTGGCATCACCAGGGATACCGCGTTCCACAAGATGACGCTCAAGCAGTGGAACGCCGTGATCAACACTAATCTCGGCTCGCTGTTCAACATGACGCGTCAGGTGATCGAGGGCATGCGCGCCCGCAAATTCGGCCGCATCATCTCGATCTCGTCGATCAACGGCCAGAAGGGTCAGTTCGGCCAGGTCAATTATTCCGCCGCCAAGGCCGGAGACATTGGCTTCACCAAGGCGCTCGCGCTGGAGAATGCCAGGGCCGGTATCACGGTGAATGCGATCTGTCCGGGCTATATCAACACCGAGATGGTGCAGGCGGTGCCGAAGGAGGTGCTGGACAAGAGCATCCTGCCGCTCATCCCGGTCAATCGCCTCGGCGAGCCCGGTGAAATCGCCCGCGCGGTTGTTTTCCTCGCAGCCGCCGAGGCCGGTTTCATCACGGGGTCGACTATTTCGATCAACGGCGGGCAATTCATGGTCTGA